From the Trichoplusia ni isolate ovarian cell line Hi5 chromosome 1, tn1, whole genome shotgun sequence genome, the window GCTATCATATAACAGCACCTTACGAAGTGGCCCCGGACCATACACGAGTCTATCAGTTGACAAATGACTATACCAGTGGGTATAACGAAGAATATCAGCTCCCGCCTCGCAATGGTAATCCTCGATCTAGTCACAACAATTATCACAACCAAATTTTACCGCCGATTTATGCGGACGCGGGTTATGGGGGAATCCCTAACAATTCCATGATCTCACATGTATACGGGACTGATTTCCAAGAGGTGAACGAAACTGACTTTAGTCGGCGCGGTCTGCTCCACCTGCCCTCACAAAACTCCTTCGGCGTCGACGATCAGCTGCCCAGTATGACCGCCTGGTCGCTGGGGTATAATGCGGATGAAGTCCAGCCTGCTCCTTATGTGGAAAATCATAGTACCCTTCCACAGCAGGAATTAACAGACAGAGTATGGAGCGACggtacgttttaaaaatattgttttattttgtgcctAACCAACATGGTTTTACGATAggagataattaattattgctcTTACATTATAGCAGTCGTTTTGCTTTACAATTGTGTCACTTTATCTTTCATGCTATTGTCAAATAATGATTGTTGGACAAATTTTGTAATACCGTATAATTTTGTAGCTGGAAACCATGCCCGTCTACCGGAGATACCACCCGTAGAAAATACGATGCCATACAACGTGCCGCTTCTTGATTTTACAAGTTCTGTTCCACCCCCAATACACATGCCACCTCAGTCGTCTCACGTCTGGGTACCACAAGCACCACCCCCAGTGGCACCAATGCCAACTACAACTCAGCAACTACCAGCCTGTCGTCCGCGGGTAAGGAACttcttttttagtttgaaatatgATTTGGACCAGCCTAGAATAAGGTCACTAAACATTTAGTTCCTccccttaaaaataattaattaatgaaagagAGAGCAATCCCGTCGTGTAGTCAAGAAAAAACCTTGGTTGAACAATTTGTTATCATTGCCCAGGTATGATTTTGAAAACCCTTGATGGCATAGACTTTGTATAGACGTATGTatctacatttatttgtattgacctaaattgtttttccttatggtgtacaataaaaagtattctatctatctattctATCTACATTCAAATCTTACATcgcaaaaatagaaaataatatacaaattaaataagatttctGAAGCTACTTCtacttggaaaaaaaaaaacaatgcgtATGGAGATCGAACATGAAAAAGCGAGTACCATATACATTAAACAGTTAACCAGCGACATCAGAGATGGAAACgattaaaataagtttagaaacaaaaaacatttatccaACTCATTcccttaatatttaatatttatgctaTACCTATACTTATACTATGCCTATTTACATATCCATTATACATACTCACCAATGTTTAATGaaatccaacagacaaactatgtagatagttttgttttacacCTTAATGTTTTAGCATGTACCTATTActtagcaaaataattattaattattttaatttattccacAGGCAGCTGATGTGGATTCGCCATTTCTGAATCTCCGTAACGACAACGTGGTGTTGTCAAACGCAAATGAAACCAACGGACAAATTACAGATTCGGTGCAACTTCCCCCGGGAAATGTATACATGGATGATACGAGAACTCGGCCTATTCGTGTAAAAGCTCCGATTAACTTCGCGCCGCCTCCTCCCGCATCGGCTCCAGAAACAAGAAATAGCGACCGACCTCCATACTACAGCGAAGTTATTAAGGGCATTCCTACAAGATGCAGGGTCACTAATAACCCAGGCTCGTCAGGAACTAGACCTAGATTTTATTCACCTTTCCCTCCCACAGCCCATGTGACAAGTCGCTCGGGGACGCTAAATAACGGCAACAATACGACACCAGGACTTCCGCCGCGCGCCAACAACCCCGTGACACCGGTGACCAGGGATGCGATCCCAGAAGCGTCAGCTGATTGTCGCAATGATCCTTGGCCGAACCGATACAGGGACCCTCGAGGGATCCCCATTCCACCGGCGAAAAAGGGGCCCGCCGATGATCCGCTGGACGTTCCGTCGAATGGTCTCCATGGCGCCATCGGAGATTACAAACCGAACAACTGTGACTACCATTTTCCGAAGTAAGCCGTTTCTTTACATTTTGGTGAAACCGGCGCCAGgcatatatttataaatcttattttgtttcataCCTACATACTGATatctaaaaaatctaaaatctattTTCGCAACCTTACTACGTATTGTTTCTAACCCTTGAGATGCCGACAGCTGTTAGTGTGTCGGTAAGTTTGTAGAAtagtttaatattatgaatatctTTAGGTGTACGAGTATGTGTATAATGTATCTATACGAAAGTCGATGACCTCTATGTTCCAATCTGATAtgagtatttaatattacatttgatGGAAAACAAacgtatatcatttttttataaaaaaaaataggtcatCGATTTAAGGGaaagaagtttatattttttaattatctaaacGTAAAAgtgcaaattaattataaaactaagaGTTGTATTAAATTGTgtcaattcttaaaaaaacgatCTCAAATCGAAAATATCTTTATGACACGATGATTGTGACAACCTTGTATCATAGATACAAAAGTGACATTGCATAAATGAAACCTACATTTAAGTCTATTTGAACTTAATGACCTTGAAACCGAGCCGGGTAACAGGCATTTTATTAACGGTTTTCTTGGTTGTTGGGATAAAAGTAAATCTTTATTAGTCATGTAACCTGCATTGACCCTGAAGCATTAGCGTAGTGTGGTGAAAACTTTTGGTATGGGGTCAACCATTTTAATGTAATCTCCTGTTCAAATCGATTCATTACGATATGATCTACTCTGTGaatgtttaaaactattttaggtTAAGTACATCTACGCCATGTATAAGAGAAGgtgtaaattaaaacttatttcaatgTGTTGTTTGTTTCTTCATTTATGAGAATTCCTTTCTCCTTCATCGTGCTCTTTCGACTATAGTGATATTATGTCATATCAGCTGAAGTCTTGCAAGTCAACGCACTTAACACTTAacttatattaatgaaaaaacgaTTCATATCAAGCTTTCAGCTTATTTTCTGTGTTCAGGATCAAAATACTCGTCAAAACAAATAAAGCCTCACCTTGATGCTGTTGTATGTGTTGAGCTGAACTCCTATGGCTACCTTACCATTTAGTAACGAAGGActcaaataattaagaataagtAACATTGCCTTATTCAGAATTatctctgattttttttttgaatacttACTAAAACCACTTAAACTGTCAATTCTGTCAACTCTTCTGCAGCGCTTGCGGCCgagtgtttagatccaaactcggtctaTCCAGTCAtatcagggctcacgctaggaaGTGAATTGCCAAGGCTCGCtgttatcgaaaacgataaggaggactatatataTATGACTAAAAATATCACTCATCTTAACCACTTCACATATTTTACCCACCCGGCTCTCCCAAGGATTAAATGCTGCTATACACTACAGAATTTCCTTAAAACAATGTTCAGAGTTTATAAGAGCAGGTTACCAGGAAGATAtctgtgttattttattgtggAAAGCTACTTATGTACAGTGCAAGGcaaaatatgttgaaataaataggGTATACAAACAAACTTTAGTCTAAAACAAGTCGGAGCTTCAGGCGGGACGTGCTGCGCTATCTTCAACTCGGCTGGCTCAGTATGCGCTGGCGCACGGTAGCGAACGGCTGTATGCGATCCCCGATTAGTATGTGTCTCGTAAGTATGTTGGGCGGCTACAAGAGCCACTGCTACGGCACCCCCACAATAGTTATTTGCTGCGGAATTTCGTTAAAATTGTAagataattaattgaattaattaaataagtgtaattttgttttaattgcatACTTCTTACGgttaacatattatttagataagGTTTTATACAAtcgtaacaaaaacaacttcGCAAATGAGTAGGTATAACATCTCAGTAAGTTATGATATGTAGTTATTactcaaaattataacaatcgAGTTCAAAACAGAGAGCGCTGTTCTGTAAACCGCATGATAACACAAATAAAGCAGCAACAGGTTACTCAGCCGTTGGAGTGAAGCCAGACGTAACCGCTATGCCACCGCTACGCCACCGCTACGCCGCTGCTACGCCGCCGCTACGCCGCCGCTACGCCACCGCTACGCCCCCGTAGACGTATCTACCCGCCGACGATGATCTAAGCCAGTTGCCTTACCTGACTTAGAAATAAGCGCTAGTGATTTGCAGTCTAACCGAATAAAATGCTTAAGACGAGCCTCCCTCGactcaataaaattatatttctattaatatttgcTTGTTTCATTGCCACGATTgcgaaaagtaaaaaaagtctTTGTAAGGAGAAGTCAGAATATTCATTCTACTGATTTGACTACACGGATGGCCGAAAGgatgaggtcactacgccaaacccataGCATTTGTGTGTTTCGCGAgttcttgtcctgagtctgcgtgtgagttgaatgtttaataaataataataataataaatgagcgtttaataaaaaaacaatacttttatatttcttactGTATGTCGAAGATAGTCATGAGAATAAATAgctaaatcttaattaaaacctcatttgcgATAAATAGTCCGCAACCTCATTTATGAAACCTACATATATAGTTAATATACGCGTCAATACTGGCAGGTTAGAAAATAGAATTGCGGGGTAATCaaatttagaatagtggattataagtttttaaGATGTCAAGAGAGTAAATGATTATTACTTCATGTTGAAGGGAGTAATTATTGAAACGTATGTAGTAGTTGTgatgttaatattgtgaatacaGATTGTGTAAAGCTACtagataatgtgtaatgattggagagcgcaaggctggggagcttgttgcgccgtttgttctctccaaCGCGCTTAGAAAGCGGTGAtgggcgggcgttgttgggaatagGCAAGGAATAAAcaataatgagataatgaggctTGATTATGACTGTGTTCCATTGAATACTCTAATATTCCTGTCCTGATGTCGGTTATCCTGACACCCAGGCCGCG encodes:
- the LOC113500180 gene encoding uncharacterized protein LOC113500180, with product MISHVYGTDFQEVNETDFSRRGLLHLPSQNSFGVDDQLPSMTAWSLGYNADEVQPAPYVENHSTLPQQELTDRVWSDAGNHARLPEIPPVENTMPYNVPLLDFTSSVPPPIHMPPQSSHVWVPQAPPPVAPMPTTTQQLPACRPRVRNFFFSLKYDLDQPRIRSLNI